From the Polaribacter huanghezhanensis genome, the window TCTTGCTTTTACATTCTCATTGTCTGCATGAGAAAAATTAATTCTAAAAACATTGACTCCTTTATCTACCAATTCAGAAATTATTTCTTTGGTGTTTGATGCTGGGCCTAATGTTGCTATTATTTTTGTTTTTTTATTATTTGACATAACTTAAAAAATTAAAAAATCTTTCGATTTTAAGATGTTTGGATCTATTTTATATGATGTAATTACCTGATTGATAGCATTTATTTCTTCAACCTTTTTAGCGATATAATCGGAATTAAAATCGCCTTCTAATTTTAGAAAAAAATCTACTTTTCTTTTTTCTGGAATTAAATAGGTCGTTATTTCGTTTGATGGAAATAATCCTGTAGAAATTTCTTCTAAATGATTTGTATATTGGTTAGAAATTAAAAACCAAGATTGACTAAATTTTGTATTCACAAACTCATAAATACAAAACGTAGCATTGTTGTTTTTGTTTTCAAAATCTAAACTATATGTTGCTTTAACAAATTTTGTGTTTATTTTTTGATTTAATACATATGCTAATTTATACTCTTCTAAGGCAGAATGAATTCCTATTAAAGTATAATTATTATCAGAAAAATCATTTAATTCGAGCGAGTGTATCTGCAAAGCTAAACAATTTAGGGTTTTTAATCTCTATCAACTACAATTATGGCTAAATTACATATTGTTTCTGATAAAATAATTAAAAAAAAGTAAAAACAGAATTGTAAAAAAATTAAGAATTTGTTATTTCGGCTTGTAAAGCAAAATAAACTCGTTTTGAGGCTTGTTCTTCTGCCTTCTTCTTTGATGTTGCTCTTCCTTTAGCAATTAAAACTCCATCAATGCTAATTTTTACACTAAAATGTTTTGTGTTTTCGTTTCCAGAATCTTCGTAGATATCGAAGTTGTATTGTTTTTTTTGCTTCTGGCACCATTCGATGATCAACCCTTTATAGCTTGTAATTTTACCTTCGAGCTTTGCAATATCTACATACGGAGTAATCGCATTTTCGTAAATAAATTTTTTACAATAATTATACCCTCTATCTAAATAAATTGCTCCAACTAATGCCTCAAAAATATTACCATAAATATTATCGCCAACATTTTCTCTGTCAAAATTACTTTTTACATATTTAATTAGCTCTAAGTCTTTTCCAATTTCATTTAAATGTTCTCTACTCACAATTTTAGAACGCATTTGTGTTAAGTAGCCTTCGGTTCCTTTAGGGACTTTTTTATATAAATAAGATGCAATTATAGAACCCAACATGGCATCGCCTAAAAATTCTAAACGTTCATAATTAAGAGGATTCCCTTTATCGTCTTTTAGTTTTAAAGATCTATGAGTAAATGCTTTTTTGTAAAAGCTAAGTTTTTTTGGAGAAAAGTTAAGAAGTGCTTTTAACTCGTAATAGAAACCCTCATCTTCTTTTTTTTGGGGGTTTACAATTTTACGGATAAAATTCATGCAGAATTAATCAATTTTTTTAAGCGCGACACAAGCATTGTGTCCTCCAAAACCAAATGTATTGCTCATGGCAATTTTAACTTCTCGTTTTTGCGACTTGTTAAATGTGAAATTCAGTTTACTATCAATTTGATCATCATCTGTAAAATGATTTATTGTCGGAGGAACTTCGCCCTTATTGATTGCTAAAATCGAAGCGATAGCTTCAATTGCACCAGCGGCTCCTAATAAATGACCTGTCATTGATTTTGTAGAATTGATATTGATGTTATAAGCATGTTCTCCGAAAACCTCTAAAATTGCTTTAGATTCAGCAATATCTCCTAACGGAGTAGATGTTCCGTGCATATTAATAGCATCTATATCTTCTGGATTAATTCCAGCGTCTCTTAAACAATTTAACATTACATTTCTTGCTCCCAATCCTTCTGGATGTGGCGCTGTAATATGATGCGCATCAGAAGACATTCCGCCTCCAAGTACTTCAGCATATATTTTAGCTCCACGAGCTTTTGCATGTTCGTATTCTTCAAGTATTAGAGCTCCAGCTCCCTCTCCTAACACAAATCCTTCTCTATCTTTATCAAAGGGTCTAGAGGCAGTTTCTGGACTATCATTTCTTGTTGATAGTGCATGCATTGCGTTAAATCCTCCCATTCCAGCAATTGTAACAGCAGCTTCAGAACCACCAGTAACGATAGCATCTGCATGTCCTAATCGGATGTAATTTAAAGAATCAATAATAGCATTTGATGAAGATGCACAGGCAGAAACCGTTGCAAAATTTGGTCCTCTAAAACCATGTTTAATAGAGATTTGCCCAGGAGCAATATCAGAAATCATTTTTGGAATAAAAAACGGGTTAAATCTTGGTGAACCATCTCCGGCAGCAAAGTTTAATACTTCGTTTTGAAACGTTTCTAATCCTCCAATTCCTGAACCCCAAATTACCCCAATCCTATCAGGATCATGATCTTCTGAGTTTAAACCAGAATCAGCAATTGCTTCATCTGATGCAACCATTGCATATTGAGTGAAACGATCCATTTTACGGGCTTCTTTTCTATCAATAAAGTCGGTTACATTAAAGTTTTTTAATTCACATGCAAAACGAGTTTTGAACTTAGTCGCATCAAAATACGTTATAGGCGCAGCTCCGCTAACTCCGTTAACTAAACCGCTCCAATATTCTTGTATATTATTACCAATTGGTGTTAATGCACCAAGTCCAGTTACAACAACTCGTTTAATTTGCATATAAAAATTACTTTTTAGCTTCTTCTATGTAGCTTACTGCTTGACCAACTGTACCAATGTTTTCTGCTTGGTCGTCTGGTATTTGGATATCAAATTCTTTTTCGAATTCCATAATTAATTCCACAGTATCTAAAGAATCTGCTCCTAAATCGTTAGTAAAGCTAGCTTCATTTGTTACTTCGTTGTCGTCTACTCCTAATTTGTCTACGATAATAGCTTTTACTCTTGATGCAATGTCTGACATAATTTTCTAAGTTTTAAAATTTTAATCGGGGACAAAAATACGAATCTTATTATTTAATTCTACTTTTTCCACGAAAATTGTTGAATCTAAATTAAAAAAAATCTTTAAACTTTTAGCAATCTAGACAATATTGTTAATAATTATTCCTTTTTTTGTAGTGAAACAAATCTATTTAAAATGAAAAGAATTGCCCTTTTTGCTTCGGGTTCTGGCTCTAATGCAGAAAATATCATCAATTATTTTACGCTTAAAAAAACGGCAGTTGTAACCAAAGTATTTTGTAATAATCCGAATGCAAAAGTTTTTGACCGTTGCAAACGATTACAAATTGATACTGTTTTGTTCTCAAAAGAAGATTTTTTTAACTCTGATGTTGTTTTAAATCAACTTAAAGA encodes:
- a CDS encoding IPExxxVDY family protein; this translates as MQIHSLELNDFSDNNYTLIGIHSALEEYKLAYVLNQKINTKFVKATYSLDFENKNNNATFCIYEFVNTKFSQSWFLISNQYTNHLEEISTGLFPSNEITTYLIPEKRKVDFFLKLEGDFNSDYIAKKVEEINAINQVITSYKIDPNILKSKDFLIF
- a CDS encoding acyl carrier protein, whose protein sequence is MSDIASRVKAIIVDKLGVDDNEVTNEASFTNDLGADSLDTVELIMEFEKEFDIQIPDDQAENIGTVGQAVSYIEEAKK
- the fabF gene encoding beta-ketoacyl-ACP synthase II; its protein translation is MQIKRVVVTGLGALTPIGNNIQEYWSGLVNGVSGAAPITYFDATKFKTRFACELKNFNVTDFIDRKEARKMDRFTQYAMVASDEAIADSGLNSEDHDPDRIGVIWGSGIGGLETFQNEVLNFAAGDGSPRFNPFFIPKMISDIAPGQISIKHGFRGPNFATVSACASSSNAIIDSLNYIRLGHADAIVTGGSEAAVTIAGMGGFNAMHALSTRNDSPETASRPFDKDREGFVLGEGAGALILEEYEHAKARGAKIYAEVLGGGMSSDAHHITAPHPEGLGARNVMLNCLRDAGINPEDIDAINMHGTSTPLGDIAESKAILEVFGEHAYNININSTKSMTGHLLGAAGAIEAIASILAINKGEVPPTINHFTDDDQIDSKLNFTFNKSQKREVKIAMSNTFGFGGHNACVALKKID
- the rnc gene encoding ribonuclease III — encoded protein: MNFIRKIVNPQKKEDEGFYYELKALLNFSPKKLSFYKKAFTHRSLKLKDDKGNPLNYERLEFLGDAMLGSIIASYLYKKVPKGTEGYLTQMRSKIVSREHLNEIGKDLELIKYVKSNFDRENVGDNIYGNIFEALVGAIYLDRGYNYCKKFIYENAITPYVDIAKLEGKITSYKGLIIEWCQKQKKQYNFDIYEDSGNENTKHFSVKISIDGVLIAKGRATSKKKAEEQASKRVYFALQAEITNS